The genomic DNA GCCGTTTATCACATTGATGATCTATCCGGTTCTCCTACGGGTTCATCGTTCGTGGTTTGAAGTTGCCAGAATCTTTGGCGCCGGCCAGTGGGCCTTCTTTCGGGATATTTTACGACCAATTCTAATGCCAGCATGGATGGCTTCGACCTTTATTGTCTTTGCCTTTACGTTTTCCGCTTTTGAAGTGCCGTTCTTGCTGGGGGTAACGTATCCGAGGATGCTTCCGGTGCTATCTTATAATCTATATACGAGCGGAGGATTGGAGTCCCGTCCGGAAGCATTGGCTGTTAACGTCGTTTTGGTAATCATCGTTAGCCTGCTTGGCGTCATAGCCTATTGGTTGAGCAGGCGATGGCATAGAGGACAGCAAGGAGGATGGTGAAGTGAGAAGAATTGAACATGTTATGCATGTGGCTGTCATCATCATTGTGTTGATCGGTATCGTCATTCCGTTTATGCCGTTGGTGCTTTCAAGCTTTTCCCATGGCTGGAAATGGCCAGAGGTGATTCCGCATGGATTGAACCTAAGGGCTTGGGACTTTGTTTTTTTCGGGAAAAGCGGCACATGGGAGGCCATTTGGACAAGTCTCGAGATTGCCTTTATTGTGACCGCTGTTAATTTACTGCTAGCACTCCCAGCAGCCAATGTGCTTGGACGTCTGACGTTTCGAGGTCAATGGTTGATTGAGGGACTGATTTATGCACCGATTCTGATTCCAGCATTTATTTCCGTAATGGGTATGTATATCACGTTTATCCGTATCGGATTAACGGATTCCATGACTGGCGTGATTGTAGCTCATATAATTCCTACGCTGCCTTATATGATACGAGCGTTAATGGTTAGTTACAGTACGCTCGGGTTTCAATGGGAAGAACAGGGACAAATGCTCGGAGCGGGATACCTTCAGCGCTTCTGGTATATCGTGATCCCACACTTATTGCCGGGGATCGTGTCAGGGGCTAGTTTAAGCATGCTTGTTTCGCTAAGCCAGTATATTGTTACCTTTCTAGTCGGTGGTGGGCAGGTCATGACGCTACCCCTTATCCTATTTCCATTTATCAGCGGGGGTGATCCGGCGATTGGTTCAGCGTATACATTGATGTTTGCCGGGATGGCGGCGTTTGCTTTGTTTGTCATGGATATTTTATTAAAAAAGTATTACGGAAAAAAGATGACCGTTCACGTATAGTTAGTGCGATCTGGGAGGATATGTATGTCATTATTACAATTGCAAAAGGTGGAAAAAGATTTCAAAGGACCGTTTGCCATCAAATCGACAACGCTCAATATTCAATCGGGTGAGTTTTTTTCCTTATTAGGACCTTCGGGATGTGGCAAAACAACATTGCTTAAGTTAACAGCAGGATTATTGACACCGGATAAAGGGGACGTTGTTTTAGATCATAAAATAATTACATCGCAGGCCTCAGAGAAAAGAGGATTCAGTATGGTTTTTCAGGAGGCATTGTTGTTTCCTCATATGACCGCTGAAGAGAATGTCGCCTTTGGTTTGAAGATGAAAGGCATCCGCAAGAAGCAAAGGTTGCAAAAAGCGAGGGATCTTCTTGTATCTGTAGGCTTGGATGGATTTTACAGACGGTATCCC from Tuberibacillus sp. Marseille-P3662 includes the following:
- a CDS encoding ABC transporter permease, which gives rise to MRRIEHVMHVAVIIIVLIGIVIPFMPLVLSSFSHGWKWPEVIPHGLNLRAWDFVFFGKSGTWEAIWTSLEIAFIVTAVNLLLALPAANVLGRLTFRGQWLIEGLIYAPILIPAFISVMGMYITFIRIGLTDSMTGVIVAHIIPTLPYMIRALMVSYSTLGFQWEEQGQMLGAGYLQRFWYIVIPHLLPGIVSGASLSMLVSLSQYIVTFLVGGGQVMTLPLILFPFISGGDPAIGSAYTLMFAGMAAFALFVMDILLKKYYGKKMTVHV